From Lagopus muta isolate bLagMut1 chromosome 15, bLagMut1 primary, whole genome shotgun sequence, the proteins below share one genomic window:
- the SREBF1 gene encoding sterol regulatory element-binding protein 1 isoform X3, which translates to MSALSFDDATLEGLALELRAASDIDTALLSDIDDMLQLINTPDNDFSGLFDVPFSAPDSTVSPGLPPAPNSYLGPSKPSPTGNVFPAPPVLSTFTPQSPTPLLPASGPPAAPGVKEEPVAVPSSQPQPSVMLASSFVPASPGQFSSQPMVGFQSQHSFPAVQPGGAAQSPLPTPQPAQPVALPGPVQSVAPQQLLAPGPAATTQPVSPQIQPVPVLLQPHFIKADSLLLTAVKTDAGSAKTSSITSLATSSTAAPLQVPALVSGGTILATVPLVVDAEKLPINRLAPSGKAALLQSKGEKRTAHNAIEKRYRSSINDKIVELKDLVVGTEAKLNKSAILRKAIEYIRFLQQSNQKLKQENLSLKMAMQKSKSLKDLVASCGAGPKAEAPMEVAKAEVMEMLTPPPSDVGSPSRGSPLSLSGGSSNSSSDSEPDSPLCNHSKVKQEHPPPSPGSQGMLDRSRMALCAFVFLCLSFNPLASLLRGSSAPAPSGNLGTAGPGRSIMAESGTAEEPWGWSQWLWPTLVFWGLNVALVLGAVVRLFVYGEPVTPPHSESSVLFWRHRRQADLDLDRGDFAQGAQHLRTALGALGRPLPASHGDLACSLLWSLLRHLLQRLWVGRWLAARAGGLRPDPPPRAHVRQSARNAAMAYHRLHQLHLAGKQAGGHLLAINLALSAVNLAECAGDAVSVAALAEIYVAAALRIKASLHRCFHFLARPFLCSARRVALSHGGAVPPAMQWLCHPLGHRFFVDGDWAVKGVPRETIYSSAGDPVDPLAQVTQLFREHLLEKALYCVAVPEPGRPAAQGEGRRFSDALEYLQLLNGCSHASSMPGPTPSISSGLAAVTGTDPVSKWWASLISTVIHWLKGDEEGAERLYPLVEAMPRALQSSEKTLPRAALHSFKAVRAMLNKQDGSQASLNHCEKASSCLRESLELCSPPKCTIDKAVQLLLCDLLLVTRTNLWQQQMSASQQLRGTYQASALELRGFQQDLSSLRRLAQTLRPAMRRVFLHEATARLMARASPTRTHQLLDRSLRRRGVQGSKPASRRATPRRGSTPKHCCWPAATCPPASSRPLGSVWGCWLRPPVRWRSWGTGGHCTTASR; encoded by the exons ATGAGCGCTCTCAGCTTCGACGATGCCACCCTGGAGGGGCTGGCCCTCGAGCTCCGCGCGGCGAGCGACATCGACACGGCGCTGCTCAGCGACATCGACG acatgCTGCAACTGATCAACACACCGGACAATGACTTTTCGGGGCTGTTTGATGTGCCGTTTTCTGCCCCTGACAGCACAGTGTCCCCGGggctccccccagcccccaacAGTTACCTGGGGCCCAGCAAGCCATCACCCACCGGCAATGTGTTCCCAGCCCCCCCCGTGCTGTCAACGTTCACCCCACAGTCCCCCACCCCACTCCTACCAGCCTCTGGACCCCCAGCAGCACCGGGGGTGAAGGAGGAACCTGTGGCCGTGCccagcagccagccccagcccagcgTAATGCTGGCCTCCAGCTTCGTTCCCGCATCCCCTGGGCAGTTCAGCTCCCAGCCCATGGTGGGCTTccagagccagcacagcttccctg ctgtgcagcctggggggGCTGCGCAGagccccctgcccaccccacagccagcccagccCGTGGCACTGCCTGGCCCCGTGCAGAGCGTGGcaccacagcagctcctggcacccGGCCCCGCTGCCACCACCCAGCCCGTGTCACCCCAGATCCAGCCGGTGCCG gtgctgctgcagccccacttCATCAAGGCAGATtccctgctgctgacagctgtcAAGACAGATGCTGGCAGTGCCAAGACTTCCTCCATCACCTCTTtggccaccagcagcaccgCGGCTCCACTGCAGGTGCCG GCTCTGGTGAGTGGGGGCACCATCCTGGCCACGGTGCCGCTGGTGGTGGACGCTGAGAAGCTGCCCATCAACCGGCTGGCGCCCAGCGGGAAGGCAGCgctgctgcagagcaaaggGGAGAAGAGGACAGCACACAACGCCATCGAGAAGCGCTACCGCTCCTCCATCAACGACAAGATTGTGGAGCTGAAGGACCTGGTGGTGGGCACTGAGGCCAAG CTCAACAAGTCGGCGATCCTGAGGAAGGCCATCGAGTACATCcgcttcctgcagcagagcaacCAGAAGCTGAAGCAGGAGAACCTCAGCCTGAAGATGGCCATGCAGAAGAGCA AGTCCCTCAAGGACCTGGTGGCCTCCTGCGGTGCCGGCCCCAAGGCGGAGGCGCCCATGGAGGTGGCGAAGGCGGAGGTGATGGAGATGCTGACCCCACCGCCCTCGGATGTGGGCTCCCCATCCCGCGGCAGCCCGCTCTCGCTCAGCGGgggcagcagcaacagcagcagtgactcGGAGCCTGACAGCCCTCTCTGCAACCACAGCAAG GTGAAGCAGGAGCACCCACCACCCTCACCTGGCAGTCAGGGCATGCTGGACCGCTCCCGAATGGCCCTCTGTGCTTTCGtcttcctctgcctctccttTAACCCCTTGGCCTCTCTGCTCCGCGGCTCCAGTGCTCCGGCACCATCTGGGAACCTGGGTACTGCTGGTCCTGGAAGAAGCATCATGGCTGAGTCTGGCACTGCAG AGGAGCCGTGGGGATGGTCGCAGTGGCTGTGGCCCACGCTGGTGTTCTGGGGGCTGAACGTGGCTCTGGTGCTGGGAGCGGTGGTGCGGCTCTTCGTCTATGGGGAGCCGGTCACCCCTCCGCACTCCGAATCCTCTGTCCTCTTCTGGCGGCACCGCCGGCAGGCGGACCTGGACCTGGACCGG GGGGATTTCGCACAGGGCGCCCAGCACCTCCGCACGGCGCTGGGGGCCCTGGGCCGCCCGCTGCCCGCCTCCCACGGGGACCTggcctgcagcctgctgtggaGCCTGCTCCGCCACCTGCTCCAGCGCCTCTGGGTGGGCCGCTGGCTGGCTGCCCGCGCTGGGGGGCTGCGCCCAgaccccccgccccgcgcccacGTCCGACAGAGCGCCCGCAACGCAGCCATGGCCTACCACCGCCTGCACCAGCTGCACCTGGCTG GGAAGCAGGCCGGGGGGCACCTGCTGGCCATAAACCTGGCGCTCAGTGCCGTCAACTTGGCCGAGTGCGCCGGTGATGCCGTCTCGGTGGCTGCGCTGGCTGAGATCTACGTGGCGGCCGCGCTGCGCATCAAGGCCAGCCTGCATCGCTGCTTCCATTTCCTGGCT CGCCCCTTCCTGTGCAGTGCCCGCCGTGTGGCCCTGTCCCATGGTGGGGCTGTGCCCCCCGCCATGCAGTGGCTCTGCCACCCGTTGGGTCACCGCTTCTTCGTGGACGGGGACTGGGCCGTCAAGGGCGTCCCAAGAGAGACCATCTACAGCTCCGCCGGTGACCCAG TGGACCCATTAGCGCAGGTGACCCAGCTCTTCCGTGAGCACCTCCTGGAGAAGGCGCTGTACTGCGTGGCCGTGCCCGAACCTGGCCgtcctgctgcccagggagaggG AAGGCGCTTTTCGGATGCGTTGGAATACCTTCAGCTGCTCAATGGCTGCTCCCATGCCAGCAGCATGCCCGGCCCCACGCCCTCCATCAGCTCTGGcctggcagcagtgacag GCACCGATCCTGTGTCCAAGTGGTGGGCGTCTCTCATCAGCACGGTCATTCACTGGCTGAAGGgtgatgaggagggggctgAGCGGCTCTACCCGCTGGTGGAAGCCATGCCCCgggcactgcagagctctga GAAGACCCTTCCCCGTGCTGCACTGCACTCCTTCAAGGCGGTCCGGGCCATGCTGAACAAACAGGACGGCAGCCAGGCCAGCCTGAACCACTGTGAGAaggccagcagctgcctgcGGGAGAGcctggagctctgcagccccccCAAGTGCACCATCGACAAG GCAGTGCAGCTCCTACTGTGCGACCTGCTCCTGGTCACCCGCACCAacctgtggcagcagcagatgagtgccagccagcagctgcgTGGCACCTACCAGGCATCTGCTCTGGAGCTCCGCGGCTTCCAGCAGGACCTCAGCAGCCTGCGGCGCCTGGCACAGACCCTGCGGCCTGCCATGCGAAGG GTGTTCCTGCATGAAGCCACCGCCAGGCTGATGGCCCGTGCCAGTCCCACTCGCACCCACCAGCTGCTGGACCGCAGCCTGCGGAGGAGAGGGGTGCAGGGCAGCAAG ccGGCGAGCCGGAGAGCCACCCCACGCCGCGGGAGCACGCcgaagcactgctgctggcctgCTGCTACCTGCCCCCCAGCTTCCTCTCGGCCCCTGGGCAGCGTGTGGGGATGTTGGCTGAGGCCGCCCGTACGCTGGAGAAGCTGGGGGACAGGCGGACACTGCACGACTGCCAGCAGATGA
- the SREBF1 gene encoding sterol regulatory element-binding protein 1 isoform X4, whose translation MSALSFDDATLEGLALELRAASDIDTALLSDIDDMLQLINTPDNDFSGLFDVPFSAPDSTVSPGLPPAPNSYLGPSKPSPTGNVFPAPPVLSTFTPQSPTPLLPASGPPAAPGVKEEPVAVPSSQPQPSVMLASSFVPASPGQFSSQPMVGFQSQHSFPAVQPGGAAQSPLPTPQPAQPVALPGPVQSVAPQQLLAPGPAATTQPVSPQIQPVPVLLQPHFIKADSLLLTAVKTDAGSAKTSSITSLATSSTAAPLQVPALVSGGTILATVPLVVDAEKLPINRLAPSGKAALLQSKGEKRTAHNAIEKRYRSSINDKIVELKDLVVGTEAKLNKSAILRKAIEYIRFLQQSNQKLKQENLSLKMAMQKSKSLKDLVASCGAGPKAEAPMEVAKAEVMEMLTPPPSDVGSPSRGSPLSLSGGSSNSSSDSEPDSPLCNHSKVKQEHPPPSPGSQGMLDRSRMALCAFVFLCLSFNPLASLLRGSSAPAPSGNLGTAGPGRSIMAESGTAEEPWGWSQWLWPTLVFWGLNVALVLGAVVRLFVYGEPVTPPHSESSVLFWRHRRQADLDLDRGDFAQGAQHLRTALGALGRPLPASHGDLACSLLWSLLRHLLQRLWVGRWLAARAGGLRPDPPPRAHVRQSARNAAMAYHRLHQLHLAGKQAGGHLLAINLALSAVNLAECAGDAVSVAALAEIYVAAALRIKASLHRCFHFLARPFLCSARRVALSHGGAVPPAMQWLCHPLGHRFFVDGDWAVKGVPRETIYSSAGDPVDPLAQVTQLFREHLLEKALYCVAVPEPGRPAAQGEGRFSDALEYLQLLNGCSHASSMPGPTPSISSGLAAVTGTDPVSKWWASLISTVIHWLKGDEEGAERLYPLVEAMPRALQSSEKTLPRAALHSFKAVRAMLNKQDGSQASLNHCEKASSCLRESLELCSPPKCTIDKAVQLLLCDLLLVTRTNLWQQQMSASQQLRGTYQASALELRGFQQDLSSLRRLAQTLRPAMRRVFLHEATARLMARASPTRTHQLLDRSLRRRGVQGSKPASRRATPRRGSTPKHCCWPAATCPPASSRPLGSVWGCWLRPPVRWRSWGTGGHCTTASR comes from the exons ATGAGCGCTCTCAGCTTCGACGATGCCACCCTGGAGGGGCTGGCCCTCGAGCTCCGCGCGGCGAGCGACATCGACACGGCGCTGCTCAGCGACATCGACG acatgCTGCAACTGATCAACACACCGGACAATGACTTTTCGGGGCTGTTTGATGTGCCGTTTTCTGCCCCTGACAGCACAGTGTCCCCGGggctccccccagcccccaacAGTTACCTGGGGCCCAGCAAGCCATCACCCACCGGCAATGTGTTCCCAGCCCCCCCCGTGCTGTCAACGTTCACCCCACAGTCCCCCACCCCACTCCTACCAGCCTCTGGACCCCCAGCAGCACCGGGGGTGAAGGAGGAACCTGTGGCCGTGCccagcagccagccccagcccagcgTAATGCTGGCCTCCAGCTTCGTTCCCGCATCCCCTGGGCAGTTCAGCTCCCAGCCCATGGTGGGCTTccagagccagcacagcttccctg ctgtgcagcctggggggGCTGCGCAGagccccctgcccaccccacagccagcccagccCGTGGCACTGCCTGGCCCCGTGCAGAGCGTGGcaccacagcagctcctggcacccGGCCCCGCTGCCACCACCCAGCCCGTGTCACCCCAGATCCAGCCGGTGCCG gtgctgctgcagccccacttCATCAAGGCAGATtccctgctgctgacagctgtcAAGACAGATGCTGGCAGTGCCAAGACTTCCTCCATCACCTCTTtggccaccagcagcaccgCGGCTCCACTGCAGGTGCCG GCTCTGGTGAGTGGGGGCACCATCCTGGCCACGGTGCCGCTGGTGGTGGACGCTGAGAAGCTGCCCATCAACCGGCTGGCGCCCAGCGGGAAGGCAGCgctgctgcagagcaaaggGGAGAAGAGGACAGCACACAACGCCATCGAGAAGCGCTACCGCTCCTCCATCAACGACAAGATTGTGGAGCTGAAGGACCTGGTGGTGGGCACTGAGGCCAAG CTCAACAAGTCGGCGATCCTGAGGAAGGCCATCGAGTACATCcgcttcctgcagcagagcaacCAGAAGCTGAAGCAGGAGAACCTCAGCCTGAAGATGGCCATGCAGAAGAGCA AGTCCCTCAAGGACCTGGTGGCCTCCTGCGGTGCCGGCCCCAAGGCGGAGGCGCCCATGGAGGTGGCGAAGGCGGAGGTGATGGAGATGCTGACCCCACCGCCCTCGGATGTGGGCTCCCCATCCCGCGGCAGCCCGCTCTCGCTCAGCGGgggcagcagcaacagcagcagtgactcGGAGCCTGACAGCCCTCTCTGCAACCACAGCAAG GTGAAGCAGGAGCACCCACCACCCTCACCTGGCAGTCAGGGCATGCTGGACCGCTCCCGAATGGCCCTCTGTGCTTTCGtcttcctctgcctctccttTAACCCCTTGGCCTCTCTGCTCCGCGGCTCCAGTGCTCCGGCACCATCTGGGAACCTGGGTACTGCTGGTCCTGGAAGAAGCATCATGGCTGAGTCTGGCACTGCAG AGGAGCCGTGGGGATGGTCGCAGTGGCTGTGGCCCACGCTGGTGTTCTGGGGGCTGAACGTGGCTCTGGTGCTGGGAGCGGTGGTGCGGCTCTTCGTCTATGGGGAGCCGGTCACCCCTCCGCACTCCGAATCCTCTGTCCTCTTCTGGCGGCACCGCCGGCAGGCGGACCTGGACCTGGACCGG GGGGATTTCGCACAGGGCGCCCAGCACCTCCGCACGGCGCTGGGGGCCCTGGGCCGCCCGCTGCCCGCCTCCCACGGGGACCTggcctgcagcctgctgtggaGCCTGCTCCGCCACCTGCTCCAGCGCCTCTGGGTGGGCCGCTGGCTGGCTGCCCGCGCTGGGGGGCTGCGCCCAgaccccccgccccgcgcccacGTCCGACAGAGCGCCCGCAACGCAGCCATGGCCTACCACCGCCTGCACCAGCTGCACCTGGCTG GGAAGCAGGCCGGGGGGCACCTGCTGGCCATAAACCTGGCGCTCAGTGCCGTCAACTTGGCCGAGTGCGCCGGTGATGCCGTCTCGGTGGCTGCGCTGGCTGAGATCTACGTGGCGGCCGCGCTGCGCATCAAGGCCAGCCTGCATCGCTGCTTCCATTTCCTGGCT CGCCCCTTCCTGTGCAGTGCCCGCCGTGTGGCCCTGTCCCATGGTGGGGCTGTGCCCCCCGCCATGCAGTGGCTCTGCCACCCGTTGGGTCACCGCTTCTTCGTGGACGGGGACTGGGCCGTCAAGGGCGTCCCAAGAGAGACCATCTACAGCTCCGCCGGTGACCCAG TGGACCCATTAGCGCAGGTGACCCAGCTCTTCCGTGAGCACCTCCTGGAGAAGGCGCTGTACTGCGTGGCCGTGCCCGAACCTGGCCgtcctgctgcccagggagaggG GCGCTTTTCGGATGCGTTGGAATACCTTCAGCTGCTCAATGGCTGCTCCCATGCCAGCAGCATGCCCGGCCCCACGCCCTCCATCAGCTCTGGcctggcagcagtgacag GCACCGATCCTGTGTCCAAGTGGTGGGCGTCTCTCATCAGCACGGTCATTCACTGGCTGAAGGgtgatgaggagggggctgAGCGGCTCTACCCGCTGGTGGAAGCCATGCCCCgggcactgcagagctctga GAAGACCCTTCCCCGTGCTGCACTGCACTCCTTCAAGGCGGTCCGGGCCATGCTGAACAAACAGGACGGCAGCCAGGCCAGCCTGAACCACTGTGAGAaggccagcagctgcctgcGGGAGAGcctggagctctgcagccccccCAAGTGCACCATCGACAAG GCAGTGCAGCTCCTACTGTGCGACCTGCTCCTGGTCACCCGCACCAacctgtggcagcagcagatgagtgccagccagcagctgcgTGGCACCTACCAGGCATCTGCTCTGGAGCTCCGCGGCTTCCAGCAGGACCTCAGCAGCCTGCGGCGCCTGGCACAGACCCTGCGGCCTGCCATGCGAAGG GTGTTCCTGCATGAAGCCACCGCCAGGCTGATGGCCCGTGCCAGTCCCACTCGCACCCACCAGCTGCTGGACCGCAGCCTGCGGAGGAGAGGGGTGCAGGGCAGCAAG ccGGCGAGCCGGAGAGCCACCCCACGCCGCGGGAGCACGCcgaagcactgctgctggcctgCTGCTACCTGCCCCCCAGCTTCCTCTCGGCCCCTGGGCAGCGTGTGGGGATGTTGGCTGAGGCCGCCCGTACGCTGGAGAAGCTGGGGGACAGGCGGACACTGCACGACTGCCAGCAGATGA
- the SREBF1 gene encoding sterol regulatory element-binding protein 1 isoform X1 — MSALSFDDATLEGLALELRAASDIDTALLSDIDDMLQLINTPDNDFSGLFDVPFSAPDSTVSPGLPPAPNSYLGPSKPSPTGNVFPAPPVLSTFTPQSPTPLLPASGPPAAPGVKEEPVAVPSSQPQPSVMLASSFVPASPGQFSSQPMVGFQSQHSFPAVQPGGAAQSPLPTPQPAQPVALPGPVQSVAPQQLLAPGPAATTQPVSPQIQPVPVLLQPHFIKADSLLLTAVKTDAGSAKTSSITSLATSSTAAPLQVPALVSGGTILATVPLVVDAEKLPINRLAPSGKAALLQSKGEKRTAHNAIEKRYRSSINDKIVELKDLVVGTEAKLNKSAILRKAIEYIRFLQQSNQKLKQENLSLKMAMQKSKSLKDLVASCGAGPKAEAPMEVAKAEVMEMLTPPPSDVGSPSRGSPLSLSGGSSNSSSDSEPDSPLCNHSKVKQEHPPPSPGSQGMLDRSRMALCAFVFLCLSFNPLASLLRGSSAPAPSGNLGTAGPGRSIMAESGTAEEPWGWSQWLWPTLVFWGLNVALVLGAVVRLFVYGEPVTPPHSESSVLFWRHRRQADLDLDRGDFAQGAQHLRTALGALGRPLPASHGDLACSLLWSLLRHLLQRLWVGRWLAARAGGLRPDPPPRAHVRQSARNAAMAYHRLHQLHLAGKQAGGHLLAINLALSAVNLAECAGDAVSVAALAEIYVAAALRIKASLHRCFHFLARPFLCSARRVALSHGGAVPPAMQWLCHPLGHRFFVDGDWAVKGVPRETIYSSAGDPVDPLAQVTQLFREHLLEKALYCVAVPEPGRPAAQGEGRRFSDALEYLQLLNGCSHASSMPGPTPSISSGLAAVTGTDPVSKWWASLISTVIHWLKGDEEGAERLYPLVEAMPRALQSSEKTLPRAALHSFKAVRAMLNKQDGSQASLNHCEKASSCLRESLELCSPPKCTIDKAVQLLLCDLLLVTRTNLWQQQMSASQQLRGTYQASALELRGFQQDLSSLRRLAQTLRPAMRRVFLHEATARLMARASPTRTHQLLDRSLRRRGVQGSKAAGEPESHPTPREHAEALLLACCYLPPSFLSAPGQRVGMLAEAARTLEKLGDRRTLHDCQQMIIKLGSGTTVTSG, encoded by the exons ATGAGCGCTCTCAGCTTCGACGATGCCACCCTGGAGGGGCTGGCCCTCGAGCTCCGCGCGGCGAGCGACATCGACACGGCGCTGCTCAGCGACATCGACG acatgCTGCAACTGATCAACACACCGGACAATGACTTTTCGGGGCTGTTTGATGTGCCGTTTTCTGCCCCTGACAGCACAGTGTCCCCGGggctccccccagcccccaacAGTTACCTGGGGCCCAGCAAGCCATCACCCACCGGCAATGTGTTCCCAGCCCCCCCCGTGCTGTCAACGTTCACCCCACAGTCCCCCACCCCACTCCTACCAGCCTCTGGACCCCCAGCAGCACCGGGGGTGAAGGAGGAACCTGTGGCCGTGCccagcagccagccccagcccagcgTAATGCTGGCCTCCAGCTTCGTTCCCGCATCCCCTGGGCAGTTCAGCTCCCAGCCCATGGTGGGCTTccagagccagcacagcttccctg ctgtgcagcctggggggGCTGCGCAGagccccctgcccaccccacagccagcccagccCGTGGCACTGCCTGGCCCCGTGCAGAGCGTGGcaccacagcagctcctggcacccGGCCCCGCTGCCACCACCCAGCCCGTGTCACCCCAGATCCAGCCGGTGCCG gtgctgctgcagccccacttCATCAAGGCAGATtccctgctgctgacagctgtcAAGACAGATGCTGGCAGTGCCAAGACTTCCTCCATCACCTCTTtggccaccagcagcaccgCGGCTCCACTGCAGGTGCCG GCTCTGGTGAGTGGGGGCACCATCCTGGCCACGGTGCCGCTGGTGGTGGACGCTGAGAAGCTGCCCATCAACCGGCTGGCGCCCAGCGGGAAGGCAGCgctgctgcagagcaaaggGGAGAAGAGGACAGCACACAACGCCATCGAGAAGCGCTACCGCTCCTCCATCAACGACAAGATTGTGGAGCTGAAGGACCTGGTGGTGGGCACTGAGGCCAAG CTCAACAAGTCGGCGATCCTGAGGAAGGCCATCGAGTACATCcgcttcctgcagcagagcaacCAGAAGCTGAAGCAGGAGAACCTCAGCCTGAAGATGGCCATGCAGAAGAGCA AGTCCCTCAAGGACCTGGTGGCCTCCTGCGGTGCCGGCCCCAAGGCGGAGGCGCCCATGGAGGTGGCGAAGGCGGAGGTGATGGAGATGCTGACCCCACCGCCCTCGGATGTGGGCTCCCCATCCCGCGGCAGCCCGCTCTCGCTCAGCGGgggcagcagcaacagcagcagtgactcGGAGCCTGACAGCCCTCTCTGCAACCACAGCAAG GTGAAGCAGGAGCACCCACCACCCTCACCTGGCAGTCAGGGCATGCTGGACCGCTCCCGAATGGCCCTCTGTGCTTTCGtcttcctctgcctctccttTAACCCCTTGGCCTCTCTGCTCCGCGGCTCCAGTGCTCCGGCACCATCTGGGAACCTGGGTACTGCTGGTCCTGGAAGAAGCATCATGGCTGAGTCTGGCACTGCAG AGGAGCCGTGGGGATGGTCGCAGTGGCTGTGGCCCACGCTGGTGTTCTGGGGGCTGAACGTGGCTCTGGTGCTGGGAGCGGTGGTGCGGCTCTTCGTCTATGGGGAGCCGGTCACCCCTCCGCACTCCGAATCCTCTGTCCTCTTCTGGCGGCACCGCCGGCAGGCGGACCTGGACCTGGACCGG GGGGATTTCGCACAGGGCGCCCAGCACCTCCGCACGGCGCTGGGGGCCCTGGGCCGCCCGCTGCCCGCCTCCCACGGGGACCTggcctgcagcctgctgtggaGCCTGCTCCGCCACCTGCTCCAGCGCCTCTGGGTGGGCCGCTGGCTGGCTGCCCGCGCTGGGGGGCTGCGCCCAgaccccccgccccgcgcccacGTCCGACAGAGCGCCCGCAACGCAGCCATGGCCTACCACCGCCTGCACCAGCTGCACCTGGCTG GGAAGCAGGCCGGGGGGCACCTGCTGGCCATAAACCTGGCGCTCAGTGCCGTCAACTTGGCCGAGTGCGCCGGTGATGCCGTCTCGGTGGCTGCGCTGGCTGAGATCTACGTGGCGGCCGCGCTGCGCATCAAGGCCAGCCTGCATCGCTGCTTCCATTTCCTGGCT CGCCCCTTCCTGTGCAGTGCCCGCCGTGTGGCCCTGTCCCATGGTGGGGCTGTGCCCCCCGCCATGCAGTGGCTCTGCCACCCGTTGGGTCACCGCTTCTTCGTGGACGGGGACTGGGCCGTCAAGGGCGTCCCAAGAGAGACCATCTACAGCTCCGCCGGTGACCCAG TGGACCCATTAGCGCAGGTGACCCAGCTCTTCCGTGAGCACCTCCTGGAGAAGGCGCTGTACTGCGTGGCCGTGCCCGAACCTGGCCgtcctgctgcccagggagaggG AAGGCGCTTTTCGGATGCGTTGGAATACCTTCAGCTGCTCAATGGCTGCTCCCATGCCAGCAGCATGCCCGGCCCCACGCCCTCCATCAGCTCTGGcctggcagcagtgacag GCACCGATCCTGTGTCCAAGTGGTGGGCGTCTCTCATCAGCACGGTCATTCACTGGCTGAAGGgtgatgaggagggggctgAGCGGCTCTACCCGCTGGTGGAAGCCATGCCCCgggcactgcagagctctga GAAGACCCTTCCCCGTGCTGCACTGCACTCCTTCAAGGCGGTCCGGGCCATGCTGAACAAACAGGACGGCAGCCAGGCCAGCCTGAACCACTGTGAGAaggccagcagctgcctgcGGGAGAGcctggagctctgcagccccccCAAGTGCACCATCGACAAG GCAGTGCAGCTCCTACTGTGCGACCTGCTCCTGGTCACCCGCACCAacctgtggcagcagcagatgagtgccagccagcagctgcgTGGCACCTACCAGGCATCTGCTCTGGAGCTCCGCGGCTTCCAGCAGGACCTCAGCAGCCTGCGGCGCCTGGCACAGACCCTGCGGCCTGCCATGCGAAGG GTGTTCCTGCATGAAGCCACCGCCAGGCTGATGGCCCGTGCCAGTCCCACTCGCACCCACCAGCTGCTGGACCGCAGCCTGCGGAGGAGAGGGGTGCAGGGCAGCAAGGCAG ccGGCGAGCCGGAGAGCCACCCCACGCCGCGGGAGCACGCcgaagcactgctgctggcctgCTGCTACCTGCCCCCCAGCTTCCTCTCGGCCCCTGGGCAGCGTGTGGGGATGTTGGCTGAGGCCGCCCGTACGCTGGAGAAGCTGGGGGACAGGCGGACACTGCACGACTGCCAGCAGATGATCATTAAGCTGGGCAGCGGCACCACCGTCACCTCGGGTTAG